The Clostridium aceticum genomic interval TTCATGTTATCAAAAGAAAAAATCCAAAGAATTAATGAATTAGCGAAACTTTCGAAGGCAAGAGGCCTTAGTTTAGAGGAAAAAAAGGAACAAGATGATTTAAGAAAAGAATATATAGAAGTTTTTAGAAAATCCTTTAGGAAACAATTGGATTCTATAGAAATCGTAGATTGAAATTTAGTGTCTCTTCAACAACAAGCTACAACATATTGTAGAATGTAGGATGGATAAAAAAAAATGACACTAAATGTTGAACGTTTTTTAGTGACTTGTACCAAAATAAACTAAATTTTTTAATCCTCCTTCTTTATAATGAGTATTAATTATTGAACAAAAGAAGGGGGATTCAATTGTGAAAAAAATAGTAGTACTTTTTTTCTTTGTTGTTTTATTAATAGGACATGAAAACTTTATCTTTGCTTCCTATGAAAGTCAAGAGGTATCAGAAGAGGAAATACAACAACATTTACAAGAAATTTTTGATGAAAGAATTGATGTATGGAATGATTTTATGGTAGGGAAGTATTCTTCACTGGAGGCTATACGGAGAGACTTAGAAGACTATACTACGGAGCCTTTGCTGGCCATCGATATCAGTACTTATGAAAGCATTATGAATCATCCTAGTTCCTATGAAATTATTAAAGAAGTAAATGTGATGCATTGTGAAACGATCAAAGCCAATGGAACTAAAGGAACTTATCTAGTAAGGATTTTTTGGGGGATACAAAGCTATGATGAATTTACTTATGAGGAAGTAGAATATATAGTGGAGATGCTTCATATTAAAAACAAATGGATGCTGAGTGATTATCAATTAAATATAGAACCATTATAGGAGAGAAATCTCCTTTTTTTTATGGAGAAATTGCTACCACTATAAAAATTATTACGGCAGAATAATCTGTGCAAACATACAAATATTTTCATTTATGGAAGAAGGTATTTTTTTAAGAGTAAATAATTTCCTGGCAACTATAAAATAATTGTATTACTTAAAAAAAGGAATTATGTCACACTTTGTAGAAATAGTTATAGCTAGAAAGGTTTTTATGAGAGGAAGAACGTAATATGAACAATCACATACTAGGCATAACCAAGATGAATGAGATTTTTACTAAAATATTAATGTCAATAGAAGAAAGTAAATCGGAGATTTTTGATGTTGCTGAAAATATCAGAAGAGAATGTAGTGAGTTTGAGAAACAATTAGTAGACATCCAAGAAAATATACGTCAACTTATCAAAGAAGTAGACGAACTACAAGGATTAGAGAAACAAAGCAGAAGAGAACTTTTAAAAGTAAGCAAGAACTTTAAAGAACATAGAGAAGAAGATATACGTCAAGCCTATGAAAAAGCCAATACGCTGCAAATACAGCTAATAATAAAAAGACAACAAGAAAGTGAATTTATAAAAAAAAGAACTGAGATAGAAATAAGGCTAAAAAATACAAAAAAGACATTGGAAAAAGCAGAAGGGCTTACATCAAAGATTGGGGTTGTTCAGGACTTCTTACAAGGAAACCTGCAGGATATCAATAATACCCTAGAAGATATAAAACAAAAACATGTTTTAGGACGAAAAATTATTCATACTCAGGAAGAAGAACGTAGAAGAGTAGCACGAGATATTCATGATGGTCCTGCTCAATCTTTAGCAAATTTAGTCATTAAGGCAGAAGTGTGTGAGAAATTGTTAGAGGTAGATGTGGAGAGAAGTAAAGAAGAGCTACAAGATCTAAAAAAATGTATTAGAGAAAGTATTAAAGACATTCGAAAGATTATTTATAATTTGCAACCTATGTCTATAGACGATGTGGGTTTTATACCAACGATCCAACGATATATAGAAAAATATCAGAGTGAAACCAATATTGTAGTAGAATTTATTATATTATCTGATTTTAGCCTAGATGATTCGACTAAAAGTTTATGTCTATTTCGGATTGTACAAGAAGCTTTGAATAATGTAAGAAAGCACGCAAAAGCTACCAATATAAAAATTTATATTGAAATGAAGCAAGAAGAGATATTTTTAAATATCTTAGACAATGGAATTGGCTTTGACACTGAACAAATAAAACTTAGGCAAGAAGAAGAAAGTGGGTTCGGGTTACTTAGTATTCAAGAAAGAGTGGGTTTGCTAAGTGGTAATGTGGATATTAAGAGTGAACTTAATAAAGGTACAAAAATTTCGATAACAATACCGATATAAGATTAAACAAAGGATGGAAGTGAGGAATATATATGGATAAGATTAGAATATTATTAGTAGATGATCACTCGTTAGTAAGACAAGGATTAAAACAAATATTAGAATTAGAAAGTGATCTACAAGTAGTGGGGCAGGCAGGCGATGGGGAAGAAGCTATATTGAAAGTGCAGCAATTAAAGCCGGATGTGACTTTATTAGATATAAATATGCCTAAATTAAATGGAATACATACATTAAGGCGGCTGAAGGATATGGACAGCACAACAAAAGTGATTATGTTAACTTTTCATGAAGATAGAGAATACATTTGTGAGACAATTAATCTAGGTGCTAATGGTTATGTATTAAAGGATGCAGAAGGAGATAGCTTAATAAAGGCTATTAGGGATGTACACAGTGGTGTGGCTTATATACATCCTAGTATAGCAACGGATTTAGTAAGAGAGTTTAGTAATAGAACGATCAAAGAAGGGGAAGAAACAAAGTTAACTAGGAGGGAATATGAGGTATTAACCTTGATTGCTGATGGATTAAACAACAAGGAGATTGCCTGTAATCTTTTTATAAGTGAAAAGACAGTAAAAAATCATGTTTCAAACATATTTAAGAAAATTGATGTAAATGATCGAACTCAAGCTGCAATTTATGCATATAAACACAATATAAAGAAAATATAAATATCATAGGCGTTAACCTAACACAGTTATTACCAAAATTCTCTCGAACTGTCATCCTGAGCGTAGCGAAGGATCTTGGGATAACGAAGAATGACAAATTATGGTTTGAGTTAACGCTAATGATATAAATATAAAAGTAGGTATGAATAAAAATAATGGAGGTAAAGTTTTATGAAAATTATAACTGATAGTTCCTGTGATTTGCCTCAGGAGTTGTTGAAGGAGCATGGCATTTTAGTAGTACCTTTAGGTATAGAAATTGATGGCAATGATTATATTGATTGTATTGACTTAAGTCACCATGATTTCTATAAAAAAATGGCAGCCTCCAATAATATTCCAAAGACTTCTCAGCCGTCACCTCAAAGGTTCATAGATGCCTTTAAAGAAGGGCTACAAAAATATGGTGAAGTCCTTAGTATTCATCTATCCTCTAAATTAAGTGGTACATATAGCACTGCGATGATGGCTAAGGATATGGTAAATGAAAAAATTGAAGTTTTTGATTCTTTGAGTGGGTCGTTAGGTCTAGGTCTACAGGTGTTAAAGGCTTCTCAATTAGCCAAAGAGGGGTTCAGTGTAGAAAAAATCATGGAGAAACTAAAAGAGTATAGGGAAGAAATGAAGGTGATTGTTTACCTAGAAACTTTAGAAAATGCAGTTAAAGGAGGCAGAGTAACAAAAACAAAGGAAATTGTTGCTAACCTGCTGAATCTAAAACCAATTGTACATGTAGAAGAAGGCTACGTAAGAATATTAAAAACAGTACGTGGAAAGAAGAAGGCTATGAGAACAATGCTTGATATGATGGAAGAAAAAAATATAAGCTTTAAGGATCGTATCATAGGTATTACACATTGTGATTGCTTAGAGGAGGCTTTGAAATTAAAAGAAGAAATTATCGAGAAGTTTAACCCAGCTGAAGTCATGGTTACTACGATGGGTCCAGTAATTGGTAGCCATTCAGGGTTAGGTGGTCTTTTAGTTTGCTTCTAATGAAGAAAAGTGCTTTCGACTTACTCTGAAGGCACTTTTCTATTTATATTTTAAAATAATCCCACACAAATTTTTGAAAGACCGTTTCTAAAGGAGAAGGGGAGCGGTATTTATGACAAACTAAATAAAAACTCCGATCTAGATTTACATCCTTAATTTTAAAGGTCTTTAGTAGATTATGCTTCACTTCATTTTCAATAGCATATTTAGACAAAAAAGATATGCCCAGTCCTTTTCTTATACATTGTTTAATAGCTTCAGTATTTTCAATGTAAGCAATAATCTTTAAATCATTTGCATTTATTTTGTGCTTTTTTAAAGTAGATTCTAATAATGTCCTTGTGCCAGAACCTCGCTCACGAAAGATAAAATTTTCTTGTAATATATCTTTGAGGTTGACCTCTGTTTCAAAAGACCCATAGGGTTCACTAAAGGGAGTAACTAACACAATTTCATCGGTAAGTAGTTCTAAATACTTAAGCTGACTATGGCTTATTTTTGCTCCTACTACACCAAAGTCTACTTCTCCTTGTAGAATCCCTTCTACCACTTGTTTTGAATCATAATGAGACATATTGAAGGTAACATCAGGATAAAACTTACTGAACTCACAAATGATATCAGGGAGAATATACTGTTCGGGTATAGTGCTGCAGGCTATTTCAATATTACCTGTAATTTTTCCTTTGAATTCCTCCAGTTTAAACTTGGCATTTTCCTTTAAATTAATAATATTGACAGCATACTCATACAAAACTTCTCCTGCCTTCGTAAGAGAAATTTTTTTGTTGGTTCTATTAATGAGGGTAGTATTTAATTCCTTTTCTAGATTAATAATATGGCTGCTGATGGTGGGCTGTGTTAAGTATAAATAATCTGCAGCTTTTGAAAAGCTTTTGAGCTTTGCAATAATTACAAAAGACTCAAGTTGTTTAAGGTCCATAAGAAGTCCTCCTTACTATTTTACATAGTCCAATAGTAACATGGTAAAACAAAA includes:
- a CDS encoding DegV family protein, whose amino-acid sequence is MKIITDSSCDLPQELLKEHGILVVPLGIEIDGNDYIDCIDLSHHDFYKKMAASNNIPKTSQPSPQRFIDAFKEGLQKYGEVLSIHLSSKLSGTYSTAMMAKDMVNEKIEVFDSLSGSLGLGLQVLKASQLAKEGFSVEKIMEKLKEYREEMKVIVYLETLENAVKGGRVTKTKEIVANLLNLKPIVHVEEGYVRILKTVRGKKKAMRTMLDMMEEKNISFKDRIIGITHCDCLEEALKLKEEIIEKFNPAEVMVTTMGPVIGSHSGLGGLLVCF
- a CDS encoding DUF896 domain-containing protein, whose product is MLSKEKIQRINELAKLSKARGLSLEEKKEQDDLRKEYIEVFRKSFRKQLDSIEIVD
- a CDS encoding sensor histidine kinase, yielding MNNHILGITKMNEIFTKILMSIEESKSEIFDVAENIRRECSEFEKQLVDIQENIRQLIKEVDELQGLEKQSRRELLKVSKNFKEHREEDIRQAYEKANTLQIQLIIKRQQESEFIKKRTEIEIRLKNTKKTLEKAEGLTSKIGVVQDFLQGNLQDINNTLEDIKQKHVLGRKIIHTQEEERRRVARDIHDGPAQSLANLVIKAEVCEKLLEVDVERSKEELQDLKKCIRESIKDIRKIIYNLQPMSIDDVGFIPTIQRYIEKYQSETNIVVEFIILSDFSLDDSTKSLCLFRIVQEALNNVRKHAKATNIKIYIEMKQEEIFLNILDNGIGFDTEQIKLRQEEESGFGLLSIQERVGLLSGNVDIKSELNKGTKISITIPI
- a CDS encoding selenium metabolism-associated LysR family transcriptional regulator, giving the protein MDLKQLESFVIIAKLKSFSKAADYLYLTQPTISSHIINLEKELNTTLINRTNKKISLTKAGEVLYEYAVNIINLKENAKFKLEEFKGKITGNIEIACSTIPEQYILPDIICEFSKFYPDVTFNMSHYDSKQVVEGILQGEVDFGVVGAKISHSQLKYLELLTDEIVLVTPFSEPYGSFETEVNLKDILQENFIFRERGSGTRTLLESTLKKHKINANDLKIIAYIENTEAIKQCIRKGLGISFLSKYAIENEVKHNLLKTFKIKDVNLDRSFYLVCHKYRSPSPLETVFQKFVWDYFKI
- a CDS encoding response regulator, with amino-acid sequence MDKIRILLVDDHSLVRQGLKQILELESDLQVVGQAGDGEEAILKVQQLKPDVTLLDINMPKLNGIHTLRRLKDMDSTTKVIMLTFHEDREYICETINLGANGYVLKDAEGDSLIKAIRDVHSGVAYIHPSIATDLVREFSNRTIKEGEETKLTRREYEVLTLIADGLNNKEIACNLFISEKTVKNHVSNIFKKIDVNDRTQAAIYAYKHNIKKI